One region of Rhizobium sp. WYJ-E13 genomic DNA includes:
- a CDS encoding Gfo/Idh/MocA family protein: MRAYPGTRLGIGVIGCGNISMTYLRNAALFAGVELRACADISSDVSALRAKEYGIRAMEVDALLADPGVDLVLNLTIPAVHFDVTMSALSAGKHVFTEKPLATSAAEGRKLVAEAKSRDLLLGSAPDTFLGAAGRRARGLMDAGAIGRPVSGTAFMFGRGMEHWHPNPQFYYQPGGGPMFDMGPYYLTMLVNLLGPVKSVMAMATKGQEERLITADGPFKNTTFKVGTPTNVLSLLEFQSGATVNFGTSWDVFRHSNHPIELHGTEGSLRLPDPDTFGGTVSLSERGAEWKDFESECELYGALNWPYSAPDRANYRMLGVADLVRALGEGRAPRASGDLALHVLEIMEATLASSEARSAIAIAGTVTQPPLLGDDEARSLLA; encoded by the coding sequence ATGAGAGCATATCCGGGAACCAGGCTGGGCATCGGTGTCATCGGCTGTGGCAATATCTCGATGACCTATCTACGTAATGCCGCCCTGTTTGCCGGGGTCGAATTGAGGGCCTGTGCCGACATCTCATCCGACGTGTCGGCGCTGAGGGCGAAGGAATATGGCATCCGGGCAATGGAGGTCGATGCGCTCCTGGCAGACCCCGGGGTCGATCTTGTCCTGAACCTTACGATCCCTGCCGTCCATTTCGACGTGACGATGTCGGCGCTTTCCGCAGGCAAGCACGTCTTCACCGAAAAGCCGCTCGCGACGTCGGCCGCTGAGGGACGGAAGCTTGTGGCCGAGGCCAAAAGTCGCGATCTCTTGTTGGGTTCGGCTCCCGATACATTCCTCGGCGCCGCCGGCCGGCGGGCGCGAGGCCTGATGGATGCAGGTGCGATCGGCCGCCCGGTCAGCGGTACCGCCTTCATGTTCGGCCGCGGCATGGAGCATTGGCATCCCAATCCGCAATTCTATTATCAACCCGGTGGCGGGCCGATGTTCGACATGGGTCCCTATTATCTGACCATGCTGGTCAATCTGCTTGGCCCGGTGAAAAGCGTCATGGCGATGGCGACGAAAGGCCAGGAAGAACGGCTGATAACGGCTGATGGCCCCTTCAAGAACACGACGTTCAAAGTGGGTACGCCGACGAACGTGCTCTCGCTTCTCGAGTTCCAGTCGGGCGCGACGGTGAATTTCGGTACGTCGTGGGATGTCTTCCGGCATTCCAATCATCCGATCGAATTGCACGGCACGGAGGGTTCGTTGCGCCTGCCTGATCCCGATACATTCGGCGGAACGGTCTCGCTTTCCGAGCGCGGCGCGGAATGGAAGGATTTCGAGAGCGAATGCGAGCTGTATGGCGCCCTGAACTGGCCGTATAGCGCTCCCGACCGCGCCAACTATCGCATGCTGGGCGTTGCCGATCTCGTCCGCGCGCTTGGCGAGGGCAGGGCGCCGCGCGCCTCCGGCGATTTGGCGCTTCATGTTCTCGAGATCATGGAGGCGACCCTGGCATCCAGCGAGGCGAGGAGCGCGATTGCGATTGCGGGAACAGTCACGCAACCGCCGCTGCTTGGGGACGATGAAGCTCGCAGCCTGCTTGCTTGA
- a CDS encoding sugar phosphate isomerase/epimerase produces MSIKNLKVGCQTFTWEMLGKNWNGGPDDLLEAIAEGGYAGIEITDTMIGRYADHPDHFAASLKKHGLMLVSFAMGSKSGFTLRQEIENDLRTTQRWIDFAAAISGALVSIGSATVVSEGPREAKFEIAAEFYNRAGELGRSSGVDIAMHPSSHHNTLLFDRADYDRIFSLIDKNLVGWVPDTGHILRGHDDILDTLRTYQDRIRYLHLKDVDAEGKWAMLGKGVCDTPAVIDIVAAAPRFNGWLVLEEESDTAAADPATAVRTNRETMRRYGA; encoded by the coding sequence ATGAGTATCAAAAACCTGAAAGTCGGCTGCCAGACATTCACCTGGGAAATGCTCGGGAAAAACTGGAATGGCGGCCCGGACGATCTGCTGGAGGCCATTGCGGAGGGCGGCTATGCGGGCATCGAGATTACCGACACGATGATCGGCCGCTACGCGGATCATCCCGATCATTTCGCCGCGAGCCTGAAGAAACATGGCCTGATGCTCGTATCTTTTGCGATGGGATCCAAAAGCGGCTTCACCCTCAGGCAAGAGATCGAGAATGACCTCAGGACCACACAACGCTGGATCGATTTCGCGGCCGCCATTTCCGGCGCCCTCGTTTCGATCGGTTCGGCGACGGTTGTCTCTGAAGGGCCTCGGGAAGCGAAATTCGAAATCGCCGCGGAGTTCTACAATCGGGCCGGCGAATTGGGCAGATCTTCCGGCGTGGATATCGCTATGCATCCGAGTTCGCACCACAATACGCTGCTGTTCGACCGTGCCGATTATGACCGGATCTTCTCGCTTATCGACAAGAACCTCGTCGGCTGGGTGCCGGATACCGGCCATATCCTGCGCGGCCACGACGATATTCTGGATACGCTGCGAACCTATCAGGACCGTATCCGCTATCTGCACCTCAAGGACGTCGATGCAGAGGGCAAATGGGCCATGCTTGGCAAAGGAGTCTGCGATACGCCCGCCGTGATCGACATCGTCGCTGCCGCGCCGCGCTTCAATGGCTGGCTGGTCTTGGAAGAGGAATCAGACACGGCCGCTGCCGACCCTGCGACAGCCGTCAGGACGAACCGCGAAACGATGCGCCGCTACGGCGCCTGA
- a CDS encoding Gfo/Idh/MocA family protein translates to MIRKEDRRLRVGVLGCGPIAQFAHLESCVKAGNADLYAICDAAPDLLARMGATYEPQKMYADYDAMLADPELEAVIIATSDAYHVPMSIKALDAGKHVLCEKPTGVTVEEGQALADAVKRSGKVLQVGHMKRFDPALEAARDFVRDDIGEIFALKAWYCDSTHRYTNTDAVQPLPITSKFARKPSGNPKADLRQYFMLAHGSHLVDTARFLCGEIVAVRARLLERAGTYCWFVETEFANGALGHLDLTVAVRMDWHEGFQLYGEHGSVIAKTFNPWYFRASEVEIFHEKDATTRKPLGADGHFFRRQLEGLADTVLNGAPMRGADIEDGIASIRAMVAIARSVETGERVELATVTGSV, encoded by the coding sequence ATGATCCGTAAGGAAGACCGACGGCTGCGTGTGGGTGTGCTCGGCTGCGGCCCGATCGCACAGTTCGCCCATCTCGAATCCTGCGTGAAGGCTGGGAATGCCGACCTTTACGCCATCTGCGACGCAGCACCTGACCTGCTCGCGCGCATGGGCGCGACATACGAGCCTCAGAAGATGTACGCCGATTATGACGCGATGCTCGCCGATCCCGAGCTCGAAGCCGTCATCATCGCCACGTCCGATGCCTATCACGTACCGATGTCCATCAAAGCGCTCGATGCTGGAAAGCATGTGCTCTGCGAGAAGCCCACCGGTGTTACGGTCGAGGAAGGCCAGGCGCTCGCCGACGCCGTCAAGCGCTCCGGCAAGGTGCTGCAGGTCGGTCACATGAAGCGGTTCGACCCGGCGCTGGAGGCTGCCCGGGATTTCGTCCGTGACGATATCGGCGAGATTTTCGCGCTGAAGGCCTGGTACTGCGACTCCACCCACCGCTACACCAATACCGATGCGGTCCAGCCGCTGCCGATCACCAGCAAATTCGCCAGAAAACCCTCCGGAAATCCCAAGGCTGACCTGCGCCAGTATTTTATGCTGGCGCATGGCTCGCATCTCGTCGATACCGCCCGTTTCCTTTGTGGCGAGATCGTCGCGGTGCGAGCCCGCCTTCTCGAGCGTGCCGGCACCTATTGCTGGTTCGTGGAAACCGAATTCGCCAATGGCGCGCTCGGTCATCTCGATCTGACGGTCGCCGTCCGCATGGACTGGCATGAGGGTTTTCAACTCTATGGCGAACATGGTTCGGTGATCGCCAAGACCTTCAATCCCTGGTACTTCAGGGCGAGTGAAGTCGAGATCTTTCACGAAAAAGACGCAACGACCCGCAAGCCGCTCGGAGCCGACGGGCACTTCTTCCGCCGGCAGTTGGAAGGGCTTGCCGATACCGTGCTGAACGGCGCGCCGATGCGCGGCGCCGATATAGAGGACGGCATCGCCTCCATCCGCGCCATGGTCGCCATCGCCCGCTCGGTCGAAACGGGCGAACGTGTCGAACTCGCAACCGTCACGGGATCGGTCTGA
- a CDS encoding sugar phosphate isomerase/epimerase encodes MQLGIFAKTFPGTDPRQVLSAVRNSGFATTQFNLACVGLPSMPDAVAPETITTIRAAAEVAGVSLAALSGTYNMAHPDKFVRERGLKQLGVVIETAAALQIPLVTLCTGSRHAQDQWMYHPDNALPSAWADMAAEMEKALELAERHDIDLGIEPEQANIVTSAADAVRLIGEMGSRRLRIVLDPANLFEQATPAEVSDIVAKAIDISAGYVTMAHAKDRYADGRFATAGQGIVDFPAFIDGLRATGFSGAFVTHGLTAKEAPAVARFLSDLIR; translated from the coding sequence ATGCAGCTTGGCATCTTTGCAAAGACCTTCCCCGGCACCGATCCCCGGCAAGTGCTTTCGGCCGTGCGTAACAGCGGATTTGCGACGACTCAGTTCAATCTCGCCTGCGTCGGTCTGCCATCGATGCCGGATGCAGTGGCGCCGGAAACGATTACAACGATCCGGGCGGCAGCCGAAGTGGCCGGCGTTTCGCTCGCGGCACTTTCAGGCACCTATAACATGGCCCATCCGGACAAATTCGTGCGGGAAAGAGGGCTCAAACAGCTTGGCGTGGTGATCGAAACGGCAGCGGCTTTGCAGATTCCGCTCGTGACGCTCTGCACCGGCAGCCGCCATGCCCAGGACCAATGGATGTATCATCCGGACAATGCGCTTCCGTCCGCCTGGGCCGATATGGCTGCCGAAATGGAAAAAGCGCTGGAACTTGCCGAGCGGCACGACATCGATCTCGGCATTGAGCCGGAACAGGCAAATATCGTCACCTCCGCCGCCGATGCGGTGAGGCTGATCGGAGAGATGGGTTCGAGGCGCCTGCGCATCGTGCTTGATCCAGCGAACCTCTTCGAGCAGGCGACACCGGCCGAAGTGTCCGACATCGTCGCCAAGGCGATCGATATCTCGGCCGGGTACGTGACGATGGCCCACGCGAAGGATCGTTATGCCGATGGCCGCTTCGCGACGGCGGGTCAGGGCATCGTCGATTTCCCCGCCTTCATCGACGGCCTGCGCGCGACCGGTTTTAGCGGTGCATTCGTCACGCACGGTCTTACGGCAAAAGAAGCACCCGCCGTCGCCAGATTTCTTTCGGATCTGATCCGATGA
- a CDS encoding alpha/beta fold hydrolase: MKTRLAFRRDDADLSVYDCGTGKALLFQHGLGGNEAQVAQVIPEALDWRRITTECRGHGSSTLGTRRPFSIAMFAADVIAAADEKGVDRFIAGGISMGAAIALHLAKTHPERVAGLILVRPAWSFARAPANLAPIREIAALLRSHSRADGQTLFARSATAERLRMDAPDNLASLLGYFERPDALAFADVLDDIASDGTGVSQEDAAKLAVPALVLGNRQDAIHPLTVAQVMADTLPNAHFLEVPAKAAGAQAHFAAVRAVVLQFLDTEFKHRSIAQP; encoded by the coding sequence ATGAAAACGCGCCTCGCCTTCAGACGAGACGATGCCGACCTTTCAGTCTACGACTGCGGAACAGGCAAAGCCTTGCTCTTTCAACACGGCCTCGGCGGCAATGAGGCACAGGTCGCACAGGTTATCCCCGAGGCGCTCGACTGGCGGCGGATCACGACCGAGTGCCGCGGGCATGGCAGCTCGACGCTCGGCACGAGACGCCCCTTCTCGATTGCGATGTTTGCTGCCGACGTCATCGCCGCAGCAGACGAAAAGGGAGTAGACCGCTTCATCGCCGGCGGTATCTCCATGGGCGCAGCCATCGCGCTTCATCTGGCAAAAACGCACCCCGAGCGCGTTGCCGGCCTCATCCTGGTCCGCCCGGCCTGGTCTTTTGCCCGCGCCCCAGCCAATCTCGCGCCGATCCGCGAGATCGCGGCATTGCTTCGATCTCATTCGCGTGCCGATGGCCAGACACTTTTTGCCAGATCGGCGACGGCGGAACGTCTGCGGATGGACGCGCCAGACAATCTCGCTTCCCTGCTCGGCTATTTCGAACGCCCGGATGCGTTAGCCTTTGCCGACGTGCTTGACGACATCGCCTCGGATGGCACGGGCGTTTCGCAAGAGGACGCGGCAAAACTTGCTGTTCCCGCTCTCGTCCTCGGCAACCGGCAGGATGCCATTCACCCTCTCACCGTCGCACAAGTGATGGCTGACACACTACCAAACGCGCATTTCCTCGAAGTGCCTGCGAAGGCAGCGGGTGCGCAAGCGCATTTCGCCGCTGTCCGAGCGGTCGTCCTGCAATTCCTCGACACAGAATTCAAACATCGGAGCATCGCTCAGCCATGA
- a CDS encoding ribulose-phosphate 3-epimerase: MTSKTLPGGVIAALPRHRLLGEFSLWSADLANMERDLHRIEPYVDLHHIDVADARFTPGFLFFPDFVARIAKLTAKPIHVHLMVEAEIVEAQTRQFIEAGADLISVHAENGEAGLRAVALAKELGAEAGVVLRLETPVAEAEPFLADVAFFTLLGTSIGVKGQSLSDKACDRLREARSLMKRIGREQEIVLAADGGIREQTVPLLRAAGAETVVLGSLAFGDTDLPGRIAWLHALETEPR, translated from the coding sequence ATGACATCGAAAACTCTTCCGGGCGGCGTCATCGCCGCATTACCCCGGCACAGACTGCTCGGCGAGTTTTCGCTCTGGTCCGCAGATCTTGCCAATATGGAGCGCGACCTTCACCGCATCGAGCCCTATGTCGATCTCCACCATATCGACGTTGCCGATGCACGCTTCACGCCCGGCTTCCTGTTTTTTCCCGATTTCGTCGCCCGCATCGCCAAGCTGACGGCAAAACCAATTCATGTGCATCTGATGGTCGAGGCCGAGATCGTCGAGGCGCAGACACGCCAGTTCATCGAGGCGGGCGCCGATCTCATCAGCGTCCATGCCGAGAACGGCGAAGCCGGCCTGCGCGCCGTGGCACTCGCAAAGGAGCTCGGCGCCGAAGCCGGCGTCGTTCTGCGGCTGGAAACTCCGGTCGCCGAGGCAGAACCGTTCCTCGCAGATGTCGCCTTCTTCACGCTGCTCGGGACCTCGATCGGCGTCAAGGGACAAAGCCTCTCGGATAAAGCTTGCGACCGGCTGCGCGAGGCGCGGTCGCTGATGAAGCGTATCGGACGCGAACAGGAGATTGTTCTTGCAGCAGATGGCGGCATCCGCGAACAGACGGTCCCACTGTTGCGGGCAGCAGGCGCCGAGACGGTTGTGCTCGGATCGTTGGCGTTCGGTGACACGGATCTGCCGGGCCGTATCGCCTGGCTGCATGCTCTGGAGACTGAGCCCCGATGA